aagatattctaattgtttataaggaaaaaacccACCATTTTTTTATCGACCTGTTCAACaacaattaagaaacaaaatattctttttttgaagttatacttctttaggcgcgattgagattgagggtgaatttatattgatctgcgcgcatgcgcacaccgacagtatggtattagtcgttatacgggctctgattgggtgttgaaatgatctgtcaataataaacaattgttcaatatgaaggtaaacaaatttataatatattagtgttattgttgtgaggacagaaacaaaaaagtttataattgtagtgacttttaaatagttttttttttatttaaaacaaaaccacatcaaccgcgcagggttattagtggatatgacaatacaaagtattacattaaatatataatacaatttaatttaatattatacaatttgatgtcttttaaatatgttaacactgatgaaacttttttggtgaggattgtcttgaggtcatcgtctgtgattctatgggatcttctttctttttgaaattgAGGACACTCTTAATGTGATTGGCTTAGCTTCTAGGTCTGTTCTTACAAGGATGGCTACTCCGCCACTTGCCTGTTGTGCTATTCTATTTTTTGGAAAACATTGGTAGTTTTGAAGATTAATATTGTATTGCTTAAAATGGGTTTCTTGAAGACATAAGATCTTAGGGCATGTTTCGTTtattagaagttttaattgtcCTAATTGGGTGTAGAACCCATtgatattccactgtaatataccgggtggtgaatcgtaaaacaggccataggaaactcaatgtaaaattctaaactgttgaattcctgcttccctaattattttacatcaaaaggcataagaaaatatttgtagaggtttgaaatctgtattaaaaacaaaagttaaaattgttctacggtttaaacacattccaaaattttgaaaaatataatacattttccACAGTACGTATGTGTGTAAAAATTAGCCCACAAATTACTATTTAACTATCAGTGCGCACACTATTGActaaataaaacatctttattattaatgaTTTCTTctcaactgagggtatcttattaactttattattttttaaacaataaatgataaaataaaactaATGAAAAAAAATGACAGTTTGAAATACGGTTaatataataacttcattgtgaccgAACGCAACCGTTACACACATTATTgtactgtgtgtggcctaactttggcgcGATACTCTGAAAAatgaattacatttttacaaaattttggagtaTGCTTAATTCGtaaaacaattttaacagttgttttaaatacagatttcaatcctctacaaatagtttcttatgtcttttgatgtaaaataattaggaaaCCAGGAATCAACAGTTtggaattttacattgagtttcctatggcccgttttccaattcaccacccggtatagggGTTAGATTAGACATTTTCGAGTTCTGACTGAGAATGTGTTTCATCGGTCTCTTCTGTGGAAGAGAAATTATTGGGGCTTAGTTTCTTTCTTAATCGAgttacattattttttaattttgaattgtgggtataagcgtgaacaaaattaaggatctgaattaattcggctgtttcgttcgaatagttttttgaggttatttcgggatgttttgcgtttaatgtgttttcgagaaagtcacatatttcgtcgaagttaaggacaaatggtggtgatctgtttgcgattttgtctttaattgtctctagggaaagtaaaagttcatctcgagaatttcttttagacgtttttgtttttttctttgatttccttgTTACTGGAGAAGTGAAGATATGAGAATCGGTCTGTGTGGTATTTTCGTTGATTTCTGGAGACGATAAGATGAGCCTTTTTGGATGTTTTGTGACGTTTGGAATAATTTTAGGTTGTGTTATTTCTAATGGAGTAAGATTGCTGATCTTGTTGGAAGTTGATGATGttgttatttttaaagtgtttgtttcatttgtattatttgtaggtCTTGACATGTCGTCAGTTTCTATGGTAGATTCTAATTGGTTATTAGAGACCTGTACGTCTGGGATCTGATCTAATATATTTTGGGAAGATGCTGGGTGATCGTTAGAGGTGGATATTAAGGCTTTGTCAGAAGGTTTTTGTTCTGTTTGGTTATAAGGTAGATTTGTTATATATTGTGTGTTTTGGGAGGTTTCTGGAAGAGCTTTAGAAGTGgttggattagaattggttgggtCAGGATTTGTTGTATTAGAAGTGGGTGGATTAGAATTGGTTGAGTCAAGATTGGTTGTATTAGAAGTGGTTGCATTAGAAGTGATTGTATTAGCATAGTCAGGACATTCTGTTTCCTGGTGACcaatagtcttgcattttgaacaattgaatccttctatagaaaggtatagtctgtaagtggtattatcatgagagatcatgaaagaatcggGAATGGACATATTTTCTAAAGGTGTGATAAATGTTTGCCTTCTAAAACTCAAGACATGGCTATATTCGCTTTCAGGCATTCCTACCCTAAGAAAAGTCATTTTAGAGACGGCGCTTATACTCATTTTACGTAGTTCTTGTTCAATTAACGTGGTTGGAACAGAAGGACCAGCGTTTGATATTATCAGTCTTTGAGCTGGAGTGATAAGTCTTCTTATTTCTACTTGAGTTTCTTTTATATTGACGTATTTGTGGGAATGCAGCAATGAATCAACCATATTTTTAGAAGAGAGATATATACATATTCTATTATTGGCTATTCTGGAAGCGAAAGATACGTTACGTGGTCCAACTATTGAACCGACGGCTATGATGTACTCTTGAACTTTGGTTCCTTCAATACTAGAAAGAACTATGGCTTCGTCTTTTGTTGGTTGTTTAAACGTGTTAACAACACTGGAATATGAGATGTGAGATATAGTTTGTGTAGTGTTCATGGTGTTATTCGAAGTCATGTTTGATTAATTTTGGAGACGTTGCAAGGCCGGCCCTGTCGCCGGTTCAAAAACCGGTGTGGATCTTGGCCCAAAACTGGTCCTATTTATATTTCTTGgatattttataggttatattattattaatataaatataatagatgtggtttttggtactcacgtcaggtttgcggggtttacatggtgtttccactataacaatgtggaggaactaacaaaataattttaaactgtgtttttatcaaTTAAAAACTGATAAATATCGCAGCGGTTTACAACGTGATGTATATTATCATTGTCAGGACCGTACTCCTTTTAAATAGTtgttaaagcaacaggtacgtaataattgtaaatgtatcataggtacctacctatttgaacctacgaaaatacatagtatgtaatacttttatttacataatttgattaccatcaaaatttctatcaatattcacctaatatattgttttcttactctatgttttgttgtattttttcaattctaaatcatttcaattcaaaatcaaaataatttgatttatgtaattcaaaaatgtcgaaagtttaatccgtttagttagtcgatcttcgcacataatgacacgttgtctccgtggcgaagcgtttaatgcgaatgaaccccaatacaacgccaataccaaccgcgctgataagttggttcgaatcccaatagaaacttttatttttttatacattttatgattgtaagtaagtaagtatatttattatataattttattttcagaaaatacgtatttagttaaaaaattttccgacaattaatgttcagaaatcatttgtggcatttttaatgtgtttgtgtgtgttttattcttttaatttttggcactgttttaataaaaatgtttgagaagtagtaagtataaattagtttaatatttaaataaaatataaataaaaagtatattaatttcgtttataatcatataatagaagtataacttcttacgtgcgtacaaagtacacacacattcttttttttactttcttGGTACTTTGAGTCTTTAAGAACCCACtgcactttgccaaaaagctctgaaaatactcctagggcaacaatgattgtttaaacattcgatgtctgggataaacataTAACATAACTCATAAACTGACAAACAGATCTTCTTGAAATTTTGTACACTAATAAAGGCTCTTAATTGCCTCATGATCAAGGTATAATAAGTTCCTTACGACCTATTGGGTAAAGgttattaacatttacaaaatagtgcaaaaacgtggttttttgcaattatctcggttaattctttatggattttaacgtgtaaaaatacaaaataatcgttttttcatgatacacaactttcataaaacaacttttgctgtaaatatgatactaaaaatgctataggcaaaaaacaatattttctgactttggcctttgtttataaaaaaatgaggtcgatttacgagtacctctgtatgtatttttaattaactatatcccccctacgatttagcaccttcaaatacctgtattgatttttttaccgtttttatttTTCGACCCTGGACTAAATTTGAAAGTACATTTTAGAGTGTATACTGGacaaaaaccttacaagtgcaatatttgttttaagcaatttaccgAAGCAGTGGCTTGCCGAGGGGGGTCAATAATGATTTGGAGAGGTATCTGTTACGAAGCTCGTACCGATCTTGCTGTGTTAGATAGCGGCAGTATGAATGCTTAAAGATATGTGGAAGAAGTTCTCCAAGACGCAGTTCATTGGTGGAAACTTTACATTTTTTCCATGGTCAGCACGCAGTCCCGACCTTAACCCAATTGAACACATTTGGGACAATCTCAAAACACGGGTAAGGGCAAGAGTACCAGCTCCTACATCCTTCGGAGAGCTCAAGACAGATGCCGTGTAGAGGAGTGGCACAATATTCCCCAATCggatatcatgaatggattgcTGAACCAGCTCAAAGAAGTCCTTAAGGGCCAGAGGCGCAACACCCATTACTAATACTCAAAATGTTTTTTTAGTTATTAGACTatgattttcaaaattgtttGTTTGAATTTTATTAGAAGACATTGGGTTTTTGCTAATCATCCCTAGATAAACGACTTTTTTCAATAATTTGATTGTTTTCTATTCCTCAAAGGTAGTTTTCATCGTATTTTTCATAAAACGTGGTCCAAGATTGACAATTTCtgaaaattgaaagaaatacaaggtgggcggttaattttgctGGTCAGtgcattttttaaagtattttagGGATGAAATAAAACAGCGTAAATGGAACAAAACTTTCATTCAACCATATCCAAGCATTATATACGTCCATACAATAAAtacttatactaaatttaaaattatatgatttattaaaatacttGAAAAGCAAAAGATATTTTCAGATATTATTTTACATCACATATACTGTACATTTgcattaataaatatatatataaagatCCAGACGTGTTAAAAAACTACGTTCAATAGTGTAGAAGAATGAAAGATATATGCAACATTATTACAAGAGCTGTATACCAATATCGGCTCAATTTTTCAACGTCAAATTCTTCCAAAtttgtgatagttcatttgaactAAATATGAAGCTCTAATTAATCTAGATCATCacaaattcatatatttttcttcagatttgaaaaaaaatcatcaattcaAGTTTCGTTCTCTAAATACGGAGCTCTAATTAATCTAGATCATCACAAATTCATAGATTTTTCTTCAGATTTGAAAAAATCATCAATTCAAATTTCTTCTGTCCATTTTTGAGCGTTTCAAGATCATGCTCTTTTACTAAAGATGTGCGGGTTtttattttaagagaaacagCATTTTTGGTATGTCTTATTTCAGCGTGATAAAACATTGTCCTATAAAAACGTCTGGTAAAACGAGTTATTTGGTTTGCCTTCCTTCACAATCTGCACTAAATATTATAAACAACTACATAATATGTGCTATATACATAATTACATGGTTGAAGAGTTGTCATAAACGTTTCAATCACcgaattacaaaaaattaaatatacattAAGTAAAAATTAAACTTGTTGGCAGAATTACTAGGCTTAAAAGGAATACGTTAGATATATCATAAATCTTCAgaattcgatacaacaacgagcgtTATCAACTTTATGAgaaaacacccctgtcagacttcattaatatacaaagattgcaatgggccggacatgtgataagaatgggagaggatatgataccaaaaagagcactgaatgctagaatgcagggaaagagacagCTTTATcaacccctgtcagacttcattagaatacaaagattgcaatgggtcggacatgtgataagaatgggagaggatatgataccaaaaagagcactgaatgctagaatgcagggaaaaagaccggttggaaagcaaagtaagcgctgggaagacacagtaagcagcgacgcacaagcattttaggagtccgtgtatggagaagagcagccacaaaTAATCAAAGGTGGAGGCCAAAGCTCAATTTGGGCtctagtgccgtagaagaagataCATATATAATAAGTATATAAGGATAGTATTAAGGAATTACATGAAATATTTTGAAGGTAAATCAATAAAGGGATCAAATTTAAAATTGGTACGAGTAGCGTATATAATCTTTTTTTCTAGAGAAGCTATCCCACAGCGAATTTAGTACGAACATGATATATTACATAACTTTTGGTGTTAAGATCTTTAGCGAAGAGATGTCTTTCATTCGTGTCACCTTATTCCTATAAGGCATATTCAAGTCACATAACGCATTATTAAGTAAACGTCTTCTGTCATCGAAGTTTAGAAGTCTAATTTAACATTTGTTCATAAGATACTGAAATACTTGCTATATGCAATGGTCACAGTATTTGGTAGCCTGATCCACTCCGGGAAAATTAAGTACTCTCCATTATTGTATTGCCTTATTCGACTGAAACCAAAATAGCCGGTAGCTTCGGAACTATTAGACTGAGAGCCTTCTCTTTCTTGAAAGCTCATTCCAGAAAATTGATCAATAACATCCACCTGTAGCTAATTTTAAGAGTTCTCTAgatcagtggcgtactgagcatggttccgcggaaccagggcccgggcctCGCAGGGGCCTGCTCTAAAGCGccttttgcttcttttgtttcatATTTGAcggggacattttgaactacacaagtacacactacgAAATGTaactttaataaatttaaattttactaCCTACGTGTACGTACCTACTTattaataaaaacgaagaataactattcataaaaaaatatgaaattaaaacTTTTAAGAAACACAGGGAACGCTTTTGTAAGGCCTTGCTCGTTTTACCTGCTTGCCGAAGTCCTTGTTTAAAGAATAACCTCCGGTGCCTGCCTAACGTGCTAACTCAAac
This genomic window from Diabrotica virgifera virgifera chromosome 1, PGI_DIABVI_V3a contains:
- the LOC126891530 gene encoding location of vulva defective 1-like — protein: MTSNNTMNTTQTISHISYSSVVNTFKQPTKDEAIVLSSIEGTKVQEYIIAVGSIVGPRNVSFASRIANNRICIYLSSKNMVDSLLHSHKYVNIKETQVEIRRLITPAQRLIISNAGPSVPTTLIEQELRKMSISAVSKMTFLRETECPDYANTITSNATTSNTTNLDSTNSNPPTSNTTNPDPTNSNPTTSKALPETSQNTQYITNLPYNQTEQKPSDKALISTSNDHPASSQNILDQIPDVQVSNNQLESTIETDDMSRPTNNTNETNTLKITTSSTSNKISNLTPLEITQPKIIPNVTKHPKRLILSSPEINENTTQTDSHIFTSPSIAPKLGHTQYNNVCNGCVRSQ